The nucleotide sequence TTGATCTAAGCCTTACTTTCATATTTCTAATACTAGATAAATATAATTTTCCTTTATATATTGAATATTTCACACTACTTCACTCCTATAATCCATTTTTCAGTTAAATCTTCATCATAGATAAATTGTTGTATTACTTTCCCATTATTACTATCTCTAATATTCAATATATCACCACTCTGAAAATTCCCTACATAACCTCTTTCATATGTAAATTCAGGTAATACAACATTTTTACTTCCAGTAAAGCCTCTTGCAGTATATGGATAATTTTCAGCATTTGCTTCCCATCTTGGAATTATCAATTTTGCTGGATTATTTTCTTTATATTCGATAGTTCCATAAAATTTATCTGGTATCCCTATTTGTGTTGATACTCCATTTACACCATTATCAATCTTGAACATTGTTCCATCATAATCAAGTCTAGCTCCTTCGTAATTCTCATATAATGTTTTTAGATTTTTACTATGTTCATCAACTGCTATAAATCCTCTTACACCTTTATATTCTTCGTCATACAAATATTTATATATATCGCTTTGCGGAATAACCTTTGTCATTTTTGTACCAACACTAGGTAATCCAATTTCATCTCTAATAGAATCTACTAAAGACTTTTCACTAATATTTAGTACTCTATCTTATCAAATATATTTTCTCTTTTTTACATATTTGTTAATAATGTATTTTAATTAATAGCTGATAAAAAACTATGAATCTGCTTACTTAATTTTCGGCCGATTCATTAATTTAGGATTATTATTTATTTCTATATTTTTATTATCTAGTGCATCTCTTGTTTAATCATCTTTAGTATATATACCTTTTTTAGTATTCCAAAAAAATCTTCTATAGAAGAACCCAATTCAGCATTATAAAGCATTAATTTGTAGTACAAATTTTCAATACAGAATTACAAATTCCGTTAAGGCTTCCTTAAGTTCAGCTTCTTTGATTTTATACATTTTTAAAATACCTATTTTTTTAAGTTAAACAATTATTAAGTTGTAGTAAGTTATTGAAACGGACTATCATAAAGCCATCCTAAATATGGCTCTTCAATTAAGACCATGTCTTTCTTATTAAAATTATATATTAATGCATTACATTTGGTTACTACAAAATAGGGAAAAATTTCCTTCCAGCTCTTAAACAATATATTTCCTTTTTCATTTAATTCTTTTTTTAATTTTTCACTATCATCTTCTGTCAATGCTATATTAAGATACCTAATTCCCTCAACATCAACTAGAAGATAATCTTTATTATTTTGTATTACATATGCTCCTCCTTTTATATATAAATCCATTACTATAACTTCTCTGTATAAAAGTTTTAACATATTTGTATCGAGAACTAATTGAGACTCATCTCCTAAATTAATTATAGCTCCTTGAATTTCCATTCTTAAAATATTTCTAATTATGCTTATAGCATCAACTTCAATAATATTATTAATATTCAAATAATGCTTACTTTCAGTTAGTATTTCTTTACTTGTAGCTATTACTACATATTTATTTTTGTTAATAATTACTTTAGCCAATGAATTTTCCGAATCACATGGGCAATAATATATCATTGCTTCTCTTGAAAGCATTTGTAATAACTCCAATAAGCACTCCTGCTTTTTACTTATTTCTATAATTCTATTTCTAATATGATCATTATACATTCTTGTACCTCAACTTTATAATTTCAATTAATGTTTACTTAAAATTTCATAAATTCAATATAGTCTTATCTTCCAATATTGTATCTACTTCGCTCTTTCTTATCCATTTATGATATACAGAACGTTCTATGAACTCCATATTTAATTTAACCCCTACTTCATTGTTACTAGTATAAATTAATATACTATCTTCTTTTTCTGATATAACTTGAAACTTGTATCCTTTATAAATACAATTAGTCTGTATATAGTATATTTGTTCAACATCGCTTCTTTTTATAGTTTTATATTTTAAATCACTATCATCTGATTTTAGTTTAATGATTTTATTTTTTTTATCATAATCAAGAACCTCATATTGTCTTTGCATATATACCGTATATTTGCCAAGTAACATAAATAACCCCTCTTTTTATTTTATTTTTATAAACTTATCATTTATATATTTTCCAATTAATTCTTCAATTCCTGTTTTACTATTTACCCTATATAATTCTGCACCTTCGTTAGGTTTCAAATATTGCATTGTATACTCGGGAATAATATTACCATATATATCTTTAGTAAAACCATGCCCTGTAAATGGGTCTGGTGATGTATCAAAACCACCAATTGGTGGTTTTGCACCAACTACCTCCATAGTTGGTCCATATGGTATATCTATTTTGTCTACTGCGTCTGTTTTAAATCTTATTATTCCATAATCCTTATCTACTCCTACTGTAAATGGAGTATTCTTGTACCCAAGCGCTAATCCATGATAAACCTCTTGTAATGTACTTAACGCTTTAGCATCTTGAGCTTTAGTTATAAATCCACCTACTGTATTCCATGGGTTATCTTCTTTTATATAGTTATTTATTTTTCCACCATCAATCACTTTTTGTAATATTGTATCATTTTGTGGATTTGGAACTTGTTCTCTAATCTTCATCATAATTCTTCTTTGTTCATTAGTAAGTTCGGAAGCACCTTTCATTCTCATTGAATTAAATTCATCTAAACTAATCTTCTCATTTTTTAATATAGATGATATATCTTCTTGAAATGAATTTATTTTAAGTACCTCACTTTTTGAGAAGTTAGTATCACTGACCCCCTGATTCTTCCCCACATTAACCAACGGCATCTCTTTGCCGTTTTCAATAGCTTCATTTATTCTATCCATGCTAGCGAGGCCTCTAGCTCCTATTTCAAATTCATTTTGAAGTTCGGCTACAGCATTTTGGTTACTAAAAGCCATTTCTGTTAACTGTGCATCCATTACTTCTTCCACTTGAGTTCTAACTCTAGGCTTTTTTCCAGTAACAAAATACTCTATCTTATCAAATATATCTTCCTTTGCAGGCTTATTATACCACGCTTTTTTCTCCATTTCCTCTTCTTTATCAAATTCCTTTAAAAAACCATCAACCTCTTTTGTGGTTTTATCAGCTTCTTTTAATACTTTATCTAAATTCTCATCATCATTGCCTCTATATAACACAGCCCCACTAGCCAATCCCATTGAAGCTGCTAAAGCTTTATCAGAGTTTGCAATGGTAGCCTTAGCATCATTAAGTTTAATAGATAATTTATATATATTATTTGTAATTTGCTTTCCTAGCTTTAAAGAATCCGTTATGTTTTGACATATAATAAGGGATGCAGCTGATATGTAGGATAATTCAAGTGAAACTAATATTTTGTTTAAATCTTTGATTATGTTGTCTAAATTACCACCCATAGTGCGAAATTCAAAGGTCATAGAATCCATAATCATATATTCCATTTTTATTTTGTCTGCCAAATTCAGTCCGCCTTCCTTAGTAAAAAAACTTTTTACATCTTTTTAGTTTACTAATATATAATAGTATTTTGTGGATATGTTTTCAAGTCATTTTTAAATTATATTAAATTTTATATTTATTTTCTATATTATTCTTTATAACTTACCAAAAATACTTATTATTAAATTTATGCTGCAATATATATATTAGGACATAATAAAAAATGCTATTTTAATACCTTGCTGTACAATCAGGTATGCACCTAATCCACATTTAAAATATTAGGCTATATTTTAAAATATTGTTAAAAATATATAAACAATTATTATTTCTACCTAAAATAAACTTTTAGAAACAATATAATCTATACTTTGTATACAAAATCTTATATAGGTTCAAATAAATATCTCTAGTTATTCTTAGGTGTTTTATGGCAATAAATTGATGAAAAGTAATTAATAGTATACAATATAGTTATCTTATATAATTGAGGTGAGTTTATGAAATATTTAGTAAGAACATTTAACCTTACAAAAAAATATAAAAATACTTCTGTTGTTGAAAATCTAAACTTGAATATAGAACAAGGACAAATATATGGTTTCTTGGGTAAAAACGGTGCAGGCAAAACAACAACTTTACGTATGATTTTAGGTCTTATGAAAATCTCTACAGGTGAAGTTGAATTGTTTGGAGAAAAAAATCCAACAAGGTCAATATATAAAAAAATAGGTTCCATAATAGAGTACCCCGGATTTTATCCAAATCTTACGGCAGAAGAAAACTTGGACATTCATAGAAGAATGATGAAAATTGAAAATCAAAAACGCATAAATGAAACTTTAACTATGGTAGGTCTCGATTCAAATTCAATCAAGGGCAAAAAAGTAAAAAACTTTTCACTTGGAATGAAACAAAGATTAGGACTTGCTAGAGCTCTTCTACATGAACCTGAACTTTTAATTTTAGATGAACCAACTAATGGTCTAGATCCATTGGGGATAAAATCCATGAGGGAAACTCTTATAGCTTTATGCAAAGACAGAGGAATAACTATTTTAGTATCAAGTCATCTATTAAGTGAAATAGAGCAGCTAGCAACTAAGATAGGAATTATAGATAAAGGGCATTTAATTGAAGAATTAACCTATGATGATTTACAAAAGCGAAATAAAAAATACCTAAAGCTAAAAGTAAGTGACGTAAAAGAAGCCTGCTCTCTTATTAAAAATAACTTAAATATAAAGGACTATGAAATAATTGGAAAGGATGCTATAAAAGTTTATGAAAAAATAAATGAGAGTTCCACTATAGCTAAAACTCTCATAAAAAATGATATAGAATTATACGAAATGTCTTTTAGTAAAGATAACCTTGAAGATTACTTCGTTAAAGTTACAGAAGGTGACTCTAATGTATAGTTTAATCCAATGTGAGTTTCTAAAATTACGAAAATCTAAATTTTATTTAATAATTATCTTAATGACCTGCTGCTATCCTTTATTGGTATTCTTCAAAAATATAAGTGAGTCAAATTTATTAAATTGGAATCAATATATTTTTTCTGTGGAAAATATGTCCTTTATCATTACTTTTACTCCTATATTTTGTTTAATTAGTGCCTATATATTTTCAAGAGAATTTTCCTACAAAACATCTCAGATTCTATTTTGTTATCCTCAAAGTAGAACTAAAATATTTATTTCTAAGCTTATTACTATAATGGTTTTATTTGCCTTTTTGCTTTTCTTAGAACTTCTTGTAACTATTTTGTTAGGATTTATGTGTCCACATGAAGTTTTAACTTCACAAATTATATATATTCATTTTAAATTATATTTATATGTTTTATTTGTAGAGTGTACTATATCCCCTATATGTATCTTAATTTCTCTATTATTTAAAAATACGGTGACACCACTAATATACGGTATACTCATCTCCGTATGTAATCTGTTTATTTCTACTTATTTTGTAGTTAAAAATGCAAATGGAGGCTTAATGAAAAACATTATATTTAATATACCCTTATTTTACAATGTTCCTATATTATATTCTTGTTTTAAAGCAAATAATGGTAAAGCAATATTTATAGAAAGTTCTTCAATATTGTCACTTCATCATATATTTATTTGTATACTAACTTTTATAATTGCAAATTTATTTTGTATTTTATATTACAAAAAGCTAGAAGTTAAATAGCTGTCTGCACTAGTTAAGGACTATAAAATACAATACTATCATGAAGGATGGAAGGTAATATATATGTTTAATATAATTTATTGTGAATTATTAAAATTAAGAAAATCTTACTTTTATTTAACAATTATGCTTGTTAATTTTATTATCCCTATCATGTTTTTTTTATTACTCGGTGGATCACTTAAAAATCCTTATAAATATTTTTACCTATCTGAACAAATATACTTTATGTTTATCAATACTCCTATGTTGTGTTTGATTAGCGCATATATATTTTCAAGAGAATTTTCCTACAAAACATCTCAGATTCTATTTTGTTATCCTCAAAGTAGAACTAAAATATTTATTTCAAAAATATTATGTATACTTATATTAGCTTTGATTGCACTTGGCATTCAGTTTATAATGGTTGTTTTAGGGTGTGCTTTACTCTTTC is from Clostridium acetobutylicum ATCC 824 and encodes:
- a CDS encoding ABC transporter ATP-binding protein, which codes for MKYLVRTFNLTKKYKNTSVVENLNLNIEQGQIYGFLGKNGAGKTTTLRMILGLMKISTGEVELFGEKNPTRSIYKKIGSIIEYPGFYPNLTAEENLDIHRRMMKIENQKRINETLTMVGLDSNSIKGKKVKNFSLGMKQRLGLARALLHEPELLILDEPTNGLDPLGIKSMRETLIALCKDRGITILVSSHLLSEIEQLATKIGIIDKGHLIEELTYDDLQKRNKKYLKLKVSDVKEACSLIKNNLNIKDYEIIGKDAIKVYEKINESSTIAKTLIKNDIELYEMSFSKDNLEDYFVKVTEGDSNV
- a CDS encoding ABC transporter permease; this translates as MYSLIQCEFLKLRKSKFYLIIILMTCCYPLLVFFKNISESNLLNWNQYIFSVENMSFIITFTPIFCLISAYIFSREFSYKTSQILFCYPQSRTKIFISKLITIMVLFAFLLFLELLVTILLGFMCPHEVLTSQIIYIHFKLYLYVLFVECTISPICILISLLFKNTVTPLIYGILISVCNLFISTYFVVKNANGGLMKNIIFNIPLFYNVPILYSCFKANNGKAIFIESSSILSLHHIFICILTFIIANLFCILYYKKLEVK